Proteins found in one Gordonia sp. PDNC005 genomic segment:
- a CDS encoding DUF899 family protein produces the protein MEDSCPENPIPPVVDRQAWQVDVERLREREKAATRELDAIAAQRRRMPVVELPEYVLTAEDGSKVSLAGVFGGRSQLVVYNHMWADGAQWQCSGCTGFTSQFVRLEGLDAYDARFVIVSNGPIDELVAYKQATGNRMSWYSCAGTDFGADVGAPAGGGFALNTFVRAGDRVFHQWQTFSRGVEQISSVFGLLDLLPYGRQEQWQDVPDGWPQSPTFTRWASSEDIADWHGAGGDIGADRD, from the coding sequence TTGGAGGACTCATGTCCGGAGAATCCGATTCCGCCGGTTGTGGATCGACAGGCGTGGCAGGTCGACGTCGAGCGCCTACGCGAGCGAGAGAAGGCCGCCACCCGTGAACTCGACGCCATCGCGGCGCAACGCAGGCGCATGCCGGTTGTTGAGCTCCCCGAATACGTGCTCACCGCCGAGGACGGTTCGAAGGTCTCTCTCGCCGGTGTCTTCGGCGGCCGCTCCCAGTTGGTCGTGTACAACCACATGTGGGCCGACGGCGCACAGTGGCAGTGTTCCGGGTGCACCGGGTTCACCTCGCAATTCGTCCGCCTCGAAGGGCTGGACGCGTACGACGCGCGGTTCGTCATCGTGAGCAACGGACCGATCGACGAGCTCGTCGCCTACAAACAGGCGACGGGCAACCGGATGTCCTGGTATTCGTGTGCGGGGACGGACTTCGGCGCAGACGTCGGGGCTCCGGCGGGCGGAGGCTTCGCCCTCAATACATTTGTCCGCGCCGGCGATCGGGTGTTCCATCAATGGCAGACGTTCAGCCGTGGCGTCGAACAGATCTCCTCGGTGTTCGGGCTGCTCGACCTGCTGCCGTACGGGAGGCAGGAGCAATGGCAGGACGTCCCGGACGGCTGGCCGCAGTCGCCGACTTTCACCCGCTGGGCGAGCTCGG